A window of the Athene noctua chromosome 31, bAthNoc1.hap1.1, whole genome shotgun sequence genome harbors these coding sequences:
- the LOC141972145 gene encoding uncharacterized protein LOC141972145 isoform X1 has product MAERPPSSPRVVWEEVGAPQESSSAPEPCEVSLVQPLRIDETLPEEIPEAAGWDPQSAWLLSLLESSDMGTVFGKYLQPSQNMGVLLAAIEALPADDVQDRQMASDVVNMALRDPASWLMDVPKIMRYIHKNVEHICTEPARNSLDSLLLLLTEWSPREVVRSLLSISPTCDRAAVAVWEVLVSERWALRRVVSELVDVLQDRRLRRVFRFAAEDACIYPLALLASADLDDKEFAALYKAQRFLRRPSLAMLSLVLTSLVTLSKTPKMARKMLVMLPDIIENLLAANSNVRMKALMLFINVIQHMTREEADLIALRLAEKLLLLFDDECSRVRELSIRLFKDVMKTTVGRNIKKMVKKVQGVLLQLFFHTNEKVESVAKASWDTLSACGKFLGWRRLSFLAETEQKHQIREFLITQKRNSVDEYLLQSLPYLKDPEATVREEAVRFIGLAARHRRILRREKLWEFCHSALQSLGNDAEFSIRSLAAQTVLILTAIKQKPRSSWRCCT; this is encoded by the exons atggcagagagaccccccagcagccccagggtggtttgggaggaggtgggggccccccaggagagcagctctgcgcCGGAGCCCTGCGAGGTGTCCCTGGTCCAGCCGCTGCGGATCG ATGAgacgctgccagaggagattccagagGCAGCGGGATGGGATCCTCAGAGCGCCTGGTTGCTCTCTTTACTCGAGAGCAGCGACATGGGAACG gtgtTTGGCAaatacctccagccttctcagaatATGGGCGTTCTCCTCGCAGCCATCGAGGCCTTGCCGGCAGAcgatgtccaggacaggcagatgGCAAGTGACGTCGTGAACATGGCCTTGAGGGACCCCGCGtcctggctgatggat gtgccaaaaattatgagatacatccacaaaaatgtggagcacatctgcacggagccagcccggaacagcctggactcgctgctgctgctgctgacagagtggagccccagggaggtggtcaggagccttctgagcatctctccaacgtgtgacag ggcggccgtGGCCGtgtgggaggtgctggtctccgagcgctgggctctgcggagagtcgTGTCGGAGCTGGTTGATGTGCTGCAGgaccggcggctgcgcagggtgttcaggTTCGCTGCGGAGGatgcctgcatctaccccttggct CTGCTGGCCAGCGCTGACCTGGACGAcaaggagtttgctgccctctacaaagcccagaggttcctgaggcgtcccagcctgGCGATGCTCTCGCTGGTTCTCACGAGCCTCGTgacactctcaaaaacacccaaaatg GCCAGGAAAATGCTGGTAATGCTGCCCGACATCATAGAGAACCTGCTGGCAGCCAACTCCAatgtcaggatgaaggccctgatgctcttcaTCAACGTGATTCAGCACATGACGAGGGAAGAGGCTGACCTCATCGCTCTGAGactggcggagaagctcctgctcctcttcgatgat gagtgcagccgggtgcgggagctctccatccgcctcttcaaagacgtgatgaagacCACGGTGGGGAGAAACAtcaaaaaaatggtgaagaaagtgcagggTGTGCTGCTCCAACTGTTCTTCCACACCAACGAGaaggtggagagcgtggccaag gcttcctgggacaccctcagcgcctgtggaaagttcctgggctggaggaggctcagcttcCTGGCTGAGACAGAGCAGAAACACCAGATCAGAGAGTtcttg ataacacaGAAGAGGAACAGTGTGGAcgagtatctgctccagagcctgccctactTGAAGGACCCTGAGGCCACCgtgcgagaggaggccgtcaggttcatcg gtcttgctgcgcggcaccggCGGATCCTCAGGCGAGAGAAGCTGTGGGAGTTCTGCCACAGTG ccctccagtccttgggGAATGACGCTGAATTCTcgatcaggtccctggcagctcagaccgtCCTCATCCTGACAGCTATAAAGCAGAAGCCAAGGTCAAGTTGGAGATGCTGCACCTGA
- the LOC141972145 gene encoding uncharacterized protein LOC141972145 isoform X2 — translation MGTVFGKYLQPSQNMGVLLAAIEALPADDVQDRQMASDVVNMALRDPASWLMDVPKIMRYIHKNVEHICTEPARNSLDSLLLLLTEWSPREVVRSLLSISPTCDRAAVAVWEVLVSERWALRRVVSELVDVLQDRRLRRVFRFAAEDACIYPLALLASADLDDKEFAALYKAQRFLRRPSLAMLSLVLTSLVTLSKTPKMARKMLVMLPDIIENLLAANSNVRMKALMLFINVIQHMTREEADLIALRLAEKLLLLFDDECSRVRELSIRLFKDVMKTTVGRNIKKMVKKVQGVLLQLFFHTNEKVESVAKASWDTLSACGKFLGWRRLSFLAETEQKHQIREFLITQKRNSVDEYLLQSLPYLKDPEATVREEAVRFIGLAARHRRILRREKLWEFCHSALQSLGNDAEFSIRSLAAQTVLILTAIKQKPRSSWRCCT, via the exons ATGGGAACG gtgtTTGGCAaatacctccagccttctcagaatATGGGCGTTCTCCTCGCAGCCATCGAGGCCTTGCCGGCAGAcgatgtccaggacaggcagatgGCAAGTGACGTCGTGAACATGGCCTTGAGGGACCCCGCGtcctggctgatggat gtgccaaaaattatgagatacatccacaaaaatgtggagcacatctgcacggagccagcccggaacagcctggactcgctgctgctgctgctgacagagtggagccccagggaggtggtcaggagccttctgagcatctctccaacgtgtgacag ggcggccgtGGCCGtgtgggaggtgctggtctccgagcgctgggctctgcggagagtcgTGTCGGAGCTGGTTGATGTGCTGCAGgaccggcggctgcgcagggtgttcaggTTCGCTGCGGAGGatgcctgcatctaccccttggct CTGCTGGCCAGCGCTGACCTGGACGAcaaggagtttgctgccctctacaaagcccagaggttcctgaggcgtcccagcctgGCGATGCTCTCGCTGGTTCTCACGAGCCTCGTgacactctcaaaaacacccaaaatg GCCAGGAAAATGCTGGTAATGCTGCCCGACATCATAGAGAACCTGCTGGCAGCCAACTCCAatgtcaggatgaaggccctgatgctcttcaTCAACGTGATTCAGCACATGACGAGGGAAGAGGCTGACCTCATCGCTCTGAGactggcggagaagctcctgctcctcttcgatgat gagtgcagccgggtgcgggagctctccatccgcctcttcaaagacgtgatgaagacCACGGTGGGGAGAAACAtcaaaaaaatggtgaagaaagtgcagggTGTGCTGCTCCAACTGTTCTTCCACACCAACGAGaaggtggagagcgtggccaag gcttcctgggacaccctcagcgcctgtggaaagttcctgggctggaggaggctcagcttcCTGGCTGAGACAGAGCAGAAACACCAGATCAGAGAGTtcttg ataacacaGAAGAGGAACAGTGTGGAcgagtatctgctccagagcctgccctactTGAAGGACCCTGAGGCCACCgtgcgagaggaggccgtcaggttcatcg gtcttgctgcgcggcaccggCGGATCCTCAGGCGAGAGAAGCTGTGGGAGTTCTGCCACAGTG ccctccagtccttgggGAATGACGCTGAATTCTcgatcaggtccctggcagctcagaccgtCCTCATCCTGACAGCTATAAAGCAGAAGCCAAGGTCAAGTTGGAGATGCTGCACCTGA